A window of the Euzebya pacifica genome harbors these coding sequences:
- a CDS encoding class I fructose-bisphosphate aldolase produces MSTIDDITSLLGDDASNLLEHQATVDSDLLTLPGGDVVNRVYADTDRNNRVLGSLERLIGSGRLANTGYVSILPVDQGIEHSGGASFAPNPAYFDPENIVRLAVEGGCNAVASTFGVLGAVSRKWAHRIPFIVKINHNELLTAPNTFDQISFGTVDQAYDMGAAGIGATIYFGSEESNRQIVEVAEQFAHAHELGMFTVLWCYLRNSAFKVGGTDYHVAADLTAQANHLGVTLEADIIKQKLPENNGGYKAMNSGDSSYGKLDERIYTDLATDHPIDLCRYQVLNCYSGRIGLINSGGASSGATDKAEAVRTAVVNKRAGGMGLISGRKAFQRPMAEGAELLQAIQDVYLCDEVTIA; encoded by the coding sequence ATGAGCACCATCGACGACATCACCAGCCTGCTGGGCGACGACGCGAGCAACCTCCTGGAGCACCAGGCGACGGTCGACTCGGATCTGCTGACGCTGCCGGGCGGCGACGTCGTGAACCGTGTCTACGCCGACACCGACCGCAACAACCGTGTCCTGGGCAGCCTGGAGCGGCTGATCGGCAGCGGGCGCCTGGCCAACACCGGCTACGTGTCGATCCTGCCCGTCGACCAGGGCATCGAGCACTCCGGCGGGGCCTCGTTCGCCCCCAACCCGGCGTACTTCGACCCCGAGAACATCGTGCGGCTGGCGGTCGAGGGAGGTTGCAACGCCGTCGCGTCGACGTTCGGCGTCCTGGGTGCGGTCAGCCGCAAGTGGGCCCACCGGATTCCGTTCATCGTCAAGATCAACCACAACGAGCTGCTGACCGCACCCAACACCTTCGACCAGATCAGCTTCGGTACGGTCGACCAGGCCTACGACATGGGTGCGGCCGGCATCGGCGCGACGATCTACTTCGGGTCCGAGGAGTCCAACCGCCAGATCGTCGAGGTCGCCGAGCAGTTCGCCCACGCCCACGAGCTCGGCATGTTCACCGTGCTGTGGTGCTACCTCCGCAACTCGGCGTTCAAGGTCGGGGGCACCGACTACCACGTGGCCGCGGACCTGACCGCCCAGGCCAACCACCTCGGCGTCACCCTCGAGGCCGACATCATCAAGCAGAAGCTGCCGGAGAACAACGGCGGCTACAAGGCGATGAACAGCGGCGACTCCAGCTACGGCAAGCTCGACGAGCGCATCTACACCGACCTGGCGACCGACCACCCGATCGACCTGTGCCGCTACCAGGTCCTGAACTGCTACTCCGGTCGCATCGGCCTGATCAACTCCGGCGGCGCCTCCTCCGGTGCCACCGACAAGGCCGAGGCCGTCCGGACCGCCGTGGTCAACAAGCGCGCCGGCGGCATGGGCCTGATCAGTGGCCGCAAGGCTTTCCAGCGCCCGATGGCCGAGGGTGCGGAGCTGCTGCAGGCGATCCAGGACGTGTACTTGTGTGACGAGGTGACGATCGCCTGA
- a CDS encoding alpha/beta fold hydrolase: MFDSHAFPTPTLVPVNGITLEVFEAGREHAGNPIVLCHGWPEHAFSWRHQMGALAAAGYHVIVPNQRGYGRSSRPVEVTDYDIGRLTGDLVGLLNHYGYDDAVFVGHDWGANVVWGLTLLHPDRVSRVINLSLPYQVRGETPWIEWMEAVFGGDFYFVHFNRQPGVADAVLDANTHQFLRNLYRKDLPPPAAPEPGNAMSNLATAGAPLGEPIMDDADLAVFVSAFEESGFTPSINWYRNLDRNWDLLGKVDPIISQPALMVYGTRDMIARSDQLADFVPNVEVVDLDCGHWIQQELPEETNRTILSWLEG, from the coding sequence ATGTTCGATTCACACGCCTTTCCCACACCCACCCTCGTTCCCGTCAACGGCATCACCCTCGAGGTCTTCGAGGCCGGCCGCGAGCACGCGGGCAACCCCATCGTGCTGTGCCACGGCTGGCCGGAGCACGCCTTCTCCTGGCGTCACCAGATGGGTGCCCTGGCCGCGGCGGGCTACCACGTCATCGTGCCCAACCAGCGGGGCTACGGCCGCTCGTCCCGACCGGTCGAGGTGACCGACTACGACATCGGGCGCCTGACCGGTGATCTCGTCGGACTGCTCAACCACTACGGGTACGACGACGCGGTCTTCGTCGGTCACGACTGGGGCGCCAACGTCGTCTGGGGCCTGACCCTGCTCCACCCGGACCGCGTGAGCCGGGTGATCAACCTGAGCCTTCCCTACCAGGTCCGTGGCGAGACGCCATGGATCGAGTGGATGGAGGCCGTGTTCGGCGGCGACTTCTACTTCGTGCACTTCAACCGGCAGCCGGGCGTGGCCGACGCGGTGCTGGACGCCAACACCCACCAGTTCCTGCGCAACCTCTACCGCAAGGACCTGCCGCCTCCCGCCGCACCCGAGCCGGGCAACGCCATGAGCAACCTCGCCACGGCGGGTGCGCCGCTCGGCGAGCCGATCATGGACGACGCCGATCTGGCCGTGTTCGTGTCCGCGTTCGAGGAGTCGGGGTTCACCCCCAGCATCAACTGGTACCGCAACCTCGACCGGAACTGGGACCTGCTGGGGAAGGTCGACCCGATCATCTCGCAGCCGGCCCTGATGGTGTACGGCACACGCGACATGATTGCCCGGTCCGACCAGCTGGCCGACTTCGTCCCCAACGTGGAGGTCGTCGACCTGGACTGTGGGCACTGGATCCAGCAGGAGCTGCCGGAGGAGACCAACCGGACCATCCTGAGTTGGCTCGAGGGGTGA